The bacterium genome segment CTTCATCTCAGCAGAACCCTCAACGAACTCCTTGGAGAAGAAGTACACATACTTCGCCATTTTAACATCCTCCTTACCGTTAATCCTAAAATTTTGTTTTCACCCACGAAATCTTGGTAGTAATAATTCCCCCAGAATTTCGTTTAAAAATCGTATTTATTGCTGTTATTTAATTATGCCTGTCTTAGTTTTTCCATCTCCTTAACGAGCTCCGGGTACAGAGGGAATGCTTCGCAAAGTTCTTTGACCTTCTTTTTCGCTTCATTTATCACACTTTCATCGTTTATGTTGGTCAGAATTCGGTGTATTAGCCGTGCTATCTCTCTCATTTCGTCTTCCTTCATGCCGCGCGTCGTTACTGCTGGCGTTCCTATTCTAATGCCGCTTGTTATAAACGGTTTCTGAGGGTCGAATGGTATCGTATTTCGGTTTACCGTTATATCTGCTTTGCCCAGCGCTTCTTCAGCTTCCTTGCCAGTTATGCCGAGCGAGCGGAGGTCGAGCAGCATCAAGTGATTGTCGGTTCCGCCCGAAACAAGCCTTATGCCAAGTTTCGTGAACTCATCAGCCATAGCTTTAGCATTAGCTACTATCTGCTTCTGATACTGCTTGAATTCGTCGGTTAATGCTTCCTTGAATGCCACAGCTTTGGCAGCGATAACATGCATGAGAGGTCCGCCCTGCATCCCCGGCATAACGGCTTTATCGAGTGCTTTGGCGTGTTCTTCCTTGCAAAGAATAAACCCTGACCTCGGACCGCGAAGTGTTTTATGGGTGGTTGAAGTAACGAAGTCTGCGTGGGGCACCGGGCTTGGGTGAAGTCCGGCAGCTACGAGACCAGCGAAGTGCGCCATGTCTGCCACATGAACTGCTCCTACCTCATCGGCTATCTCGCGGAATTTCGCGAAATCCCAGAATCGCGGATAGGCTGATGCACCCGTCATTATTAGTTTTGGTTTATGTTCGAGCGCAAGCTTCCTTATTTCATCGTAGTTTAGCGTTTCGGTTTCGGGGTCAACGCCGTAGTGAACCACATTGTACAGAATGCCCGAAAAGTTGACCTTATGACCGTGAGTAAGGTGTCCCCCGTGCGAAAGTTTTAGCCCCATTATAGTGTCGCCCGGTTTGAGAACAGTGAAGTAAACTGCCATGTTAGCCTGTGAACCACTGTGTGGCTGGACATTGGCGTGTTCCGCACCAAAAAGCTTTTTGGCACGCTCTCTGGCGAGTTCCTCGGCTATGTCCACGAACTGGCATCCACCGTAATATCGCTTCTTAGGATAACCTTCGGCGTATTTGTTTGTCATAACACAACCTGTGGCTGCGAGAACAGCGTATGAGGTATAATTCTCCGAGGCTATAAGCTCAAGACCGTCCGTCTGGCGGCGAAGCTCAAGGTATATAGCCTCAAATATCTCGGGGTCGGTGCGTTTTAACTCTTCAAGGAACATTGCTACCTCCTTACTCAATTTATTTGCAAAACATAACTATTTTTTACACTTAATCAACCAATTTTTAGTTGGAAATAATATTATAATTTAATAAATTATCAATCCAAAGCAACAATAAGGCAACTATGGCGGAAAAAGTTTTCAAATCCGGGTTTGTGGGAATCTTTGGACGACCTAATGTCGGTAAATCGACATTGCTCAATAGGATTCTTGGGCACAAGGTGGCTATAGTAACTCCTAAACCCCAGACCACGAGAACGCGCATATTGGGGATTCTTCATCGTCCCGACTGCCAGATCGTTTTCATAGACACCCCCGGCATACATAACCCTATCCATAAGTTGGGCGAAATTCTTGTTCAGAATGCTATGCGAGCCACCAAAGATAGCGACCTTAACATCTACATCGTGGATGCGACCGACGACCTTGTGCAGGACGACATCGATGCACTTGAAAAGATTTACGAAAAGTCAAAGGCTCCTCTTATAGTCGCGGTGAATAAAATCGACCTAAACCCGGATATTAATTTGAAATCTATTGATTTTCAAGTTGGTGGTATAAAGGAACCTGAGGCAGTAATCCCCATAAGCGCGCTTAACGGCACCAATGTTGATTCGCTTTTGGATAAGATAATAGAGATTCTTCCCGAGGGGCCACCTTTCTACG includes the following:
- a CDS encoding serine hydroxymethyltransferase: MFLEELKRTDPEIFEAIYLELRRQTDGLELIASENYTSYAVLAATGCVMTNKYAEGYPKKRYYGGCQFVDIAEELARERAKKLFGAEHANVQPHSGSQANMAVYFTVLKPGDTIMGLKLSHGGHLTHGHKVNFSGILYNVVHYGVDPETETLNYDEIRKLALEHKPKLIMTGASAYPRFWDFAKFREIADEVGAVHVADMAHFAGLVAAGLHPSPVPHADFVTSTTHKTLRGPRSGFILCKEEHAKALDKAVMPGMQGGPLMHVIAAKAVAFKEALTDEFKQYQKQIVANAKAMADEFTKLGIRLVSGGTDNHLMLLDLRSLGITGKEAEEALGKADITVNRNTIPFDPQKPFITSGIRIGTPAVTTRGMKEDEMREIARLIHRILTNINDESVINEAKKKVKELCEAFPLYPELVKEMEKLRQA
- the era gene encoding GTPase Era; the protein is MAEKVFKSGFVGIFGRPNVGKSTLLNRILGHKVAIVTPKPQTTRTRILGILHRPDCQIVFIDTPGIHNPIHKLGEILVQNAMRATKDSDLNIYIVDATDDLVQDDIDALEKIYEKSKAPLIVAVNKIDLNPDINLKSIDFQVGGIKEPEAVIPISALNGTNVDSLLDKIIEILPEGPPFYDEGTLTDQRPEDIAAEIIREKLIMAVHQEVPYNSAVEIESMGPDENNPEVLRIDANIIVARPGQKALVIGRGGKRIKSIGTQARLELEQIFGRKIFLNLWVKIRPDWFKKERAIRELGYMR